The Amaranthus tricolor cultivar Red isolate AtriRed21 chromosome 6, ASM2621246v1, whole genome shotgun sequence genome has a segment encoding these proteins:
- the LOC130815474 gene encoding probable receptor-like protein kinase At5g20050, protein MQEQEIRLRGFLLLTAILIIVVIAAFFLKASWIFFTILGIAVIVIFGIVYRIFTLQEKVSRDKGFCTFEKESRHPTKFPYEELVLATNNFSSILGKGGSACVFRGMLKNGTCIAVKRIEDKERGEKEFRAEVAAIGCVQHMNLVRLYGYCIIPKGPRCLVYEFVQNGSLDRWIFPQEHNKSQKPEGCLSWKQRCRVSIDVARALNYLHSDCQSRILHLDVKPENILLDDNYRALVSDFGLAKLMGKEESMVVTRIRGTRGYLAPEWILEKGVSTKSDVYSYGMLLLELIGGRRNVVMSSDGDRKGKSLMSDMKSWEYFPKIVFEKLKAGKIMEVVDKRLLEEKTIIDENEVRRLVCVSLWCIQEKVKMRPNMGQVVNMLEGRLPVDEPPETKMFLHDLLLMKMEKAQGWHKINATALQIS, encoded by the coding sequence ATGCAAGAGCAGGAAATTAGGCTGCGTGGTTTTTTATTGCTTACTGCTATTCTAATAATAGTCGTTATTGCTGCTTTTTTCTTGAAAGCATCCTGGATTTTCTTCACCATTCTGGGGATAGCTGTGATTGTGATCTTTGGAATTGTATATCGTATTTTCACACTTCAAGAGAAGGTGTCAAGGGACAAGGGATTTTGTACTTTCGAGAAAGAGTCAAGGCATCCAACAAAGTTCCCTTATGAAGAACTTGTGCTGGCCACGAATAATTTCAGCTCGATTTTGGGCAAAGGAGGATCAGCATGTGTCTTTAGAGGAATGCTGAAGAATGGGACTTGTATTGCTGTGAAGCGGATAGAAGACAAGGAACGGGGGGAGAAAGAATTCCGAGCTGAAGTTGCTGCTATTGGTTGTGTCCAGCACATGAACCTTGTACGCTTATATGGTTACTGTATCATCCCTAAAGGACCCCGTTGTCTTGTTTACGAGTTTGTCCAAAATGGTTCACTGGATCGTTGGATATTTCCTCAGGAACACAACAAAAGCCAGAAGCCAGAGGGTTGCTTGTCTTGGAAACAAAGGTGCCGGGTTTCAATCGATGTCGCCAGAGCCCTCAATTACCTCCATAGTGATTGTCAGTCTAGGATTTTGCACCTTGATGTTAAGCCAGAAAATATACTTCTTGATGACAATTATCGAGCACTTGTTTCAGACTTTGGGCTGGCAAAATTGATGGGTAAAGAAGAAAGTATGGTGGTTACAAGAATACGAGGGACTAGGGGGTACTTGGCCCCTGAATGGATCCTAGAGAAAGGAGTTTCTACAAAATCTGATGTTTACAGCTATGGAATGTTGCTCCTTGAATTGATTGGAGGCCGGAGGAATGTTGTTATGTCATCTGATGGAGATCGAAAAGGAAAATCCTTGATGTCTGATATGAAATCATGGGAATATTTTCCCAAAATTGTGTTTGAGAAATTGAAAGCAGGGAAGATCATGGAGGTGGTTGATAAACGACTGTTGGAAGAAAAAACAATTATTGATGAAAATGAGGTTAGAAGACTGGTCTGCGTATCGTTGTGGTGCATTCAAGAGAAGGTTAAGATGAGGCCTAATATGGGTCAGGTGGTTAACATGCTTGAAGGCCGTTTGCCTGTAGATGAGCCCCCTGAAACGAAAATGTTCCTCCATGATCTTTTGCTAATGAAGATGGAGAAGGCCCAAGGCTGGCATAAGATAAATGCTACTGCTTTGCAGATTTCTTAA